Proteins encoded in a region of the Solanum dulcamara chromosome 9, daSolDulc1.2, whole genome shotgun sequence genome:
- the LOC129903706 gene encoding scopoletin 8-hydroxylase-like has translation MHIDFYFEYLKSSTKMVRVLLEILFDNIGVTLDEAKFESLTRLKMVNMNFYPSFLLPGLTVGVGCHSKMGTLTVLLQDGIGGLYVKLEKGVEDDWIEIPPIPGALVINIADTMQILSNGRYKSAEHRVRTTSSESRVSVPLFATPNPCEKIGPLPQLVESDGVSHYKQVLFADYMKNIFGKVHEGKQSLDFAQNDDSA, from the exons atgcatattgatttctattttgaataCTTGAAGTCATCAACAAAAATGGTGAGGGTACTATTGGAgatattatttgataatattggAGTAACACTAGATGAagcaaaatttgaatcactaacAAGGCTCAAAATGGTAAACATGAACTTTTACCCAAGTTTTCTTCTTCCAGGGCTAACAGTGGGCGTCGGATGCCATTCGAAGATGGGAACCCTAACTGTTTTACTACAAGATGGCATTGGTGGTCTATATGTTAAACTGGAAAAAGGTGTGGAAGATGATTGGATAGAGATTCCACCCATTCCTGGTGCTTTAGTTATCAACATTGCAGATACCATGCAA ATCTTAAGTAATGGGAGATATAAAAGTGCAGAACATAGAGTTCGTACAACAAGTTCAGAATCAAGAGTTTCAGTTCCATTGTTTGCTACACCAAATCCATGTGAGAAGATAGGTCCATTGCCTCAACTTGTGGAAAGTGATGGAGTTTCTCACTACAAACAAGTCTTGTTTGCTGATTACATGAAAAACATTTTTGGAAAAGTTCACGAAGGAAAACAATCTCTTGATTTTGCTCAAAATGATGATTCTGCTTAA